The sequence GAATGTTCACGCGCCGCCAGACCCTCGCCCTCCTCGCCGCCGCCGGCGCGGCGCCCGTGCTCGTCGGCCGCCCGGCGCTCGCGCAGACCGCGGATCCCGAGCTCCTCGCGACGTCCGGCCCGCTCGGCGAGATGGCGCTCGGCGACGAGAACGCCCCGGTGACGGTCTACGAATACGCCTCGCTGACCTGCAGCCACTGCGCCACGTTCCACAATCAGACCTGGCCCGCGGTGAAGGAGCAGTACATCGAGACCGGCAAGGTGCGCTTCGTCCTGCGCGAGTTCCCGCTCGATCCGTTGGCGACCGCGGGCTTCATGCTGGCGCGCTGCGAGCCGGAGATGTACTGGCCGATCGTCGACATGCTGTTCGAGCTGCAGCGGCAATGGGCCTTCTCCGACCGCCCGGTCGACACGCTGGCCCAGCTGATGCGCCAGGCCGGTTTCTCACAGGAAAAGTTCGAGACCTGCTTGCGCGACCAGGCGCTCTTCGATGCAATCCAGGACGTGAAGACCCGCGGGGAGGAGCTCGGCGTGCGCGCGACGCCGACCTTCTTCTTCAACGACGAGATGCGCAGCGGAGCGCTCACCATTGACGAGTTCGCCGACATCGTCGACCCGATGCTGGAAGGCTGAGCCGGGCCGCGCTCTGTTGCCCGGGCATGAAAGCCGCGCCGCATGCAGCTGACGCGGCTTCGCATCGTGGG comes from Salinarimonas sp. and encodes:
- a CDS encoding DsbA family protein, producing MFTRRQTLALLAAAGAAPVLVGRPALAQTADPELLATSGPLGEMALGDENAPVTVYEYASLTCSHCATFHNQTWPAVKEQYIETGKVRFVLREFPLDPLATAGFMLARCEPEMYWPIVDMLFELQRQWAFSDRPVDTLAQLMRQAGFSQEKFETCLRDQALFDAIQDVKTRGEELGVRATPTFFFNDEMRSGALTIDEFADIVDPMLEG